The segment ttaatcttgcaaGCTTTCCTTCTTAATAGGAAGgtcattttctttcttaattagagttttttatatatatatgacgaGTTAGGTGACAAAGCAAGATATGGATGATACGTTTCAACCACCATTCAAAAGTTGTGTGATTGATGGGAATGTTGCTAGTGTTATGTGTTCTTACAACCAGGTTAACGGTAAACCTACCTGTGCTGACCCAGACCTCCTCTCTGGTGTCATCAGAGGGGAATGGAACTTGAATGGGTATGCATGAAATCTCAAAGATGTTCTCTTGATTGTGTTTTACCACATATGTTCTTACCTGGAAATTCAATGGGGCTGCTGCAGATATATTGTTACTGACTGTGATTCATTAGATGTGTTCTATAACTCCCAAAATTATACCAAAACACCAGAAGAAGCTGCAGCTGCTGCTATATTGGCAGGTAACTCCCTATTCGTTCTTACGTTTCTAGGTAAATTGATTTTACTTTTGTCAACGAGGGTGAAATCATAATTTGGACATATATCTGTGGatatttctcatttttaattaatatcaggGTTTCTTGTATGATAAATGTGAAATATCCAATaagatagaataatataaaGCGTATTTTTAACTTTGGGTTAAACTAGATTTTGATGTgatattaacaattaaaattaattaatagcataAGACAATCGTGCATGTGAATTTGTCAGGTTTGAAGTCCAAAATAAcctttttaataatcaaatgttTTGTTGTATATTAAATATACAGGAATTTTGGACATGTCTTCTGGATATTTCCTACTGGTTTTGcagttttttttcctgatatcCAGTATTGGAATTAAAGTTATGTTGTGATTCTCATTGCTAAATGTTTCAACGTGACAGGAGTGGACCTCAACTGTGGATCTTTCTTGGGCCAACACACTGAAGCAGCAGTAAAGGGAGGACTTGTGAATGAGCATGCCATTGATATAGCAGTCTCAAACAATTTTGCCACTTTGATGCGGCTTGGATTCTTCGATGGTGATCCCAGCAAACAACTTTATGGTAAGCTAGGACCAAAAGATGTATGTACAGCAGAGAATCAGGAGCTGGCCCGTGAAGCTGCCAGGCAAGGAATTGTGTTGCTTAAGAACACTGCAGGATCACTGCCTCTATCTCCCACAGCCATAAAAAACTTGGCAGTAATTGGACCAAATGCCAATGTCACTAAAACGATGATCGGAAACTATGAAGGTTTAATAATTTCGTCCAATTTCATTCATATTACTAGGAGATGCTCACAAATTTGGTAAACGATACACTTTGATGTGATTTAGGTGCCCCCTGCAAGTATACGACCCCTTTACAAGGACTAGCAGCTTCTGTTGCAACAACATATCTATCTGGCTGCTCAAACGTAGCATGCAGCACTGCTCAAGTAGATGATGCCAAGAAACTAGCAGCCGCAGCTGATGCCACGGTGCTTGTAATGGGTGCCGATCTATCTATAGAAGCAGAGAGTCGTGACAGGGTGGACGTTCTTCTTCCAGGACAGCAGCAACTTTTGATAACAGCAGTTGCAAATGTTTCATGTGGACCTGTAATTCTTGTTATAATGTCTGGAGGGGGCATGGACGTATCGTTCGCAAGAACTAATGACAAAATCACAAGTATCCTATGGGTTGGCTACCCTGGACAAGCAGGTGGAGCTGCCATAGCTGATATTATTTTTGGCTACTATAATCCAAGTACGCACCAACCATCCCAGAATTCTGTTTACTTCGTTTTCCACATCTTTTCTTCTGGTTC is part of the Populus nigra chromosome 8, ddPopNigr1.1, whole genome shotgun sequence genome and harbors:
- the LOC133701107 gene encoding beta-xylosidase/alpha-L-arabinofuranosidase 2-like isoform X2 → METRRKVVSTEARAMYNVGLAGLTFWSPNINIFRDPRWGRGQETPGEDPLLSSKYGSCYVKGLQQRDDGDPDKLKVAACCKHYTAYDLDNWKGSDRYHFNAVVTKQDMDDTFQPPFKSCVIDGNVASVMCSYNQVNGKPTCADPDLLSGVIRGEWNLNGYIVTDCDSLDVFYNSQNYTKTPEEAAAAAILAGVDLNCGSFLGQHTEAAVKGGLVNEHAIDIAVSNNFATLMRLGFFDGDPSKQLYGKLGPKDVCTAENQELAREAARQGIVLLKNTAGSLPLSPTAIKNLAVIGPNANVTKTMIGNYEGAPCKYTTPLQGLAASVATTYLSGCSNVACSTAQVDDAKKLAAAADATVLVMGADLSIEAESRDRVDVLLPGQQQLLITAVANVSCGPVILVIMSGGGMDVSFARTNDKITSILWVGYPGQAGGAAIADIIFGYYNPSGRLPMTWYPQSYVDKVPMTNMNMRPDPSNGYPGRTYRFYTGETVYSFGDGLSYSQFTHELIQAPRLVSVPLEESHVCHSSECQSVVASEQTCQNSTFDMHLRVKNVGTISGSHTVLLFSSPPAVHNSPQMHLVGFEKVFLNAQTGRHVRFKVDICKDLSVVDELGSKKVALGEHVLHVGSLKHFLSVRI